One window of Sporocytophaga myxococcoides DSM 11118 genomic DNA carries:
- a CDS encoding sulfatase-like hydrolase/transferase, whose translation MKIRYISLLLFAVLFSFNSTSAQVKKNNTPNIILILADDMGKECLGTYGGTYKTPNLDKLASEGLKFNYGFSQPLCTPSRVQIMTGKYNYKNYVEFGYLDPNQKTFAHLAKDAGYKTCIAGKWQLGANNKLPAHFGFDQYCLWQLVYSREQGERYAKPLIEQDGKTLSSTDNDYGPDIFTNYVLDFIEKNKDNKFLAYYPMALVHDPFLPTPDSKSWKTGVEERHKRDTANFRDMVAYMDKNVGQIIKKLKDLGIYENTVIIFTGDNGTGKSVVTQLKDGSYIKGGKGLTIDRGHHVPLIVNYGSNRYKVHQTDDLVDFTDILATISDAVQVKVPVEWNTDGNSIFSQIKGEKGNSRQWIFSHYTPIHSKDADKHSARFFRNHRYKLYHDGRFYDLVKDIEETQSIAEGQGSPEAEAARKLFKAEFAKLPAWNFGDPGQPKYVLPGLESQRTSEVKGE comes from the coding sequence ATGAAAATCAGATATATAAGTCTTTTGCTGTTTGCTGTATTATTTTCATTCAATAGCACATCAGCTCAGGTAAAGAAGAACAATACTCCTAATATTATACTCATCCTTGCAGATGATATGGGGAAGGAATGTCTTGGTACTTACGGTGGTACTTATAAAACTCCCAATCTCGACAAGCTTGCCTCTGAAGGTTTGAAATTCAATTATGGATTTTCTCAGCCACTTTGCACACCTTCAAGAGTGCAGATCATGACAGGAAAGTATAACTATAAAAATTATGTTGAATTCGGATATCTTGATCCTAATCAAAAGACATTTGCACATCTTGCTAAAGATGCAGGCTACAAGACCTGTATTGCTGGCAAATGGCAATTAGGAGCAAACAATAAGCTGCCAGCTCATTTTGGTTTTGATCAGTATTGTTTATGGCAGCTTGTGTATTCCAGAGAGCAGGGAGAGCGTTATGCAAAGCCTCTGATAGAGCAGGATGGAAAGACATTAAGTTCTACAGACAATGATTATGGTCCTGATATCTTCACAAACTATGTACTTGATTTCATTGAAAAGAACAAGGATAATAAATTTCTCGCATATTATCCGATGGCTTTAGTGCACGATCCTTTTTTACCTACTCCAGATAGTAAAAGTTGGAAGACAGGGGTTGAAGAGAGACATAAAAGAGATACAGCCAACTTCAGAGACATGGTTGCCTATATGGATAAGAATGTCGGTCAGATCATTAAGAAGCTTAAAGATCTTGGTATTTATGAAAATACTGTCATCATTTTTACAGGAGACAATGGTACTGGCAAATCTGTGGTAACACAGCTGAAGGATGGTTCTTATATTAAAGGAGGAAAAGGTCTTACGATAGACAGAGGGCATCATGTTCCGCTAATTGTTAACTATGGCTCTAATAGGTACAAGGTTCACCAGACAGATGACCTTGTTGATTTTACAGATATTCTGGCAACCATTAGTGATGCTGTTCAGGTTAAAGTGCCGGTTGAATGGAATACGGATGGAAACAGCATTTTCTCTCAAATAAAAGGAGAGAAGGGAAATTCTCGTCAATGGATATTTTCTCATTATACTCCAATACATTCAAAAGATGCCGACAAACACTCAGCAAGATTCTTTCGCAATCATAGATATAAGCTATACCATGATGGTAGGTTTTATGATCTTGTAAAAGATATTGAGGAAACACAATCTATCGCTGAGGGTCAGGGAAGTCCTGAGGCTGAAGCTGCGAGAAAATTATTTAAGGCAGAGTTTGCAAAACTTCCTGCCTGGAATTTTGGTGATCCTGGACAACCTAAATATGTATTGCCTGGTCTAGAATCGCAGAGAACTTCTGAGGTTAAAGGTGAATGA
- a CDS encoding SusC/RagA family TonB-linked outer membrane protein yields MKKRYTTFNLKYLLLAFSLILIAQGVAVAQTVIKGRVVDDKTAEPAVGAVIQIKGTKEGTITDIDGNYELKTEHSYPFTLVLQYSGYEPKEVEIYEAPEEDLNIQLKSRQLLNEVVVVGYGTQKRSDLTGSVATVPVESLKQPVSSVERLLQGSVAGVQVTQSTGQPGGGTSVQIRGNNSITAGTEPLYVIDGFPIYNDNASNDAGVTNGSKINPLSTINTSDIESIDVLKDASATAIYGSRGANGVVIVTTKKGSYNNSSINYDGYVGVQSVVRTIPLMNAKEWGALRNDALVNSGKSPQYSAAQLDSLGEGTDWQDAAFRKAIIHNHNLSVLTGNDKTRVAISGNYFKQDGVLINTDFERYSGRLNLDHEYSNRLRIGSYITASQISSNVAPQAVVPALLLMSPAVPIYNSDGSFVLRNLFEGVYGNPINTLKNQINETKTGRFLGNVSAEYKIFEGLSFKVLAGADVLDNKQNRYLPASVYEGSGFGGLAQVGSIFSTNWLNENTLNYTRKFRNAHNLNVLAGFTQQQSETKGSVSGSSGYATDAFEYNNQQAGNVTSINASGFAPSPSSFASAWALRSFLGRVNYGFKDRYLLTVSLRADGSSKFAPGHKWGYFPSAAIAWNASNEEFLSQVKNLGHLKFRLSAGLIGNQQIPAYQSFSQLSYFRYNFGNNTVSGFAPNSIANPNLTWEKTAQYDLGADLGILKNRVVIAADIYYKKTTDLLLNVPLPSTSGLWNIVVVNGSLSTPNPQVYQNYGAVENKGFELAVSTKNLVGKFQWSTSLVYAVNRNKVLSLGNGIDQIIPNSALPSIAAVGKPIGSFIVYQTDGVIPVGTSPDKALTPAANKNPGGQQYKDINGDGKITQSGDRVIISNQPKFIAGLTNNFSYRNFDLSIFLQTSYGNKLYNQNRATLELGTGYTGASTTLLNRWTPTNTNTDVHSAYQDPAATISDRFIEDASYIRLKNLTFGYTFPESLVNKAKIKNIRVYVSLQNYLTLTKYTGYDPEVSSNGQSAIDQGVDNGAYPNSKTFLGGLSFSF; encoded by the coding sequence ATGAAAAAACGCTATACCACTTTTAATTTAAAGTATCTATTATTAGCCTTCTCCTTAATCCTGATAGCACAGGGTGTAGCGGTAGCGCAAACAGTAATTAAAGGACGAGTTGTGGATGATAAAACTGCAGAGCCTGCAGTGGGAGCCGTAATTCAGATTAAGGGAACTAAAGAAGGTACTATTACAGACATAGATGGAAATTATGAATTAAAGACTGAGCATTCTTATCCATTTACGTTGGTGCTTCAATATTCTGGTTATGAACCCAAAGAAGTTGAAATTTATGAGGCACCTGAAGAAGATTTAAATATCCAATTAAAGAGTCGTCAATTACTTAACGAAGTAGTGGTGGTAGGTTACGGAACACAAAAGAGAAGTGATTTGACAGGGTCTGTTGCTACTGTTCCTGTTGAAAGCCTCAAACAACCTGTTAGTTCTGTAGAGCGTCTGTTGCAAGGATCAGTTGCAGGTGTTCAGGTAACTCAGTCTACCGGACAGCCAGGAGGTGGAACTTCAGTCCAGATACGAGGGAACAACTCAATTACTGCAGGTACAGAACCTCTCTATGTTATCGATGGTTTCCCAATCTATAATGACAATGCCAGTAACGATGCAGGTGTAACCAATGGATCCAAGATAAATCCTTTATCAACTATTAATACTTCAGATATTGAATCCATTGATGTGCTTAAAGATGCTTCTGCTACTGCCATATATGGTTCAAGAGGAGCAAATGGTGTTGTAATTGTAACAACAAAAAAAGGAAGCTATAATAATTCTTCTATCAACTATGACGGATATGTAGGAGTACAAAGTGTAGTAAGAACAATTCCTTTGATGAATGCTAAAGAATGGGGTGCATTGAGAAATGATGCTTTGGTGAATTCAGGTAAGTCTCCTCAGTATTCTGCAGCCCAACTAGACAGTTTGGGTGAAGGTACAGACTGGCAAGACGCAGCCTTCAGAAAGGCTATCATTCATAATCACAATCTTTCTGTGCTTACTGGTAATGATAAAACAAGAGTTGCAATTTCAGGTAACTATTTTAAACAGGATGGTGTCTTAATAAACACAGACTTTGAAAGATACTCCGGAAGGTTAAACCTTGATCATGAATATAGCAACAGATTAAGAATCGGTTCATATATCACAGCAAGCCAGATTTCATCCAATGTTGCGCCTCAGGCTGTTGTTCCTGCTTTATTATTGATGTCTCCAGCTGTTCCTATCTATAATTCAGATGGTTCATTCGTATTAAGAAATCTTTTTGAAGGTGTATACGGAAACCCGATTAACACACTTAAGAACCAGATAAATGAAACTAAAACGGGACGTTTCCTTGGTAACGTTTCAGCGGAATATAAGATCTTTGAAGGTCTTTCTTTTAAAGTACTTGCAGGTGCCGATGTACTTGATAACAAACAAAACAGATATTTACCAGCAAGTGTATATGAAGGCTCTGGTTTTGGTGGATTAGCTCAGGTTGGATCTATATTCTCCACAAACTGGTTGAATGAAAATACTTTAAACTATACAAGGAAGTTTAGAAATGCACATAACCTTAATGTTCTTGCTGGTTTTACTCAGCAGCAATCAGAAACTAAGGGATCTGTTTCCGGATCAAGTGGATATGCAACTGATGCATTTGAATATAACAATCAGCAGGCAGGTAATGTAACATCCATCAATGCAAGTGGATTTGCACCATCACCTTCTTCATTTGCAAGCGCATGGGCTTTGAGATCGTTTCTGGGAAGGGTTAATTATGGTTTTAAAGATAGATATTTATTGACAGTATCTCTGAGAGCGGATGGTTCTTCTAAGTTTGCTCCAGGACATAAATGGGGATATTTCCCATCTGCTGCTATTGCATGGAATGCAAGCAATGAGGAGTTCCTTTCACAGGTTAAAAATCTTGGACATTTGAAATTCAGATTGAGCGCTGGACTTATTGGTAACCAACAGATCCCAGCATATCAATCATTTTCGCAGTTATCATACTTCAGATATAACTTTGGAAATAACACAGTTTCTGGTTTTGCACCAAACTCAATTGCTAACCCAAATCTGACTTGGGAAAAAACTGCCCAGTATGATTTGGGAGCTGACCTTGGCATATTAAAAAACAGAGTTGTAATAGCTGCTGATATCTATTATAAAAAGACAACAGATCTATTGTTGAACGTACCTCTTCCATCCACATCAGGACTTTGGAATATTGTAGTAGTAAATGGATCACTTTCTACACCTAATCCTCAAGTGTATCAAAACTATGGTGCTGTAGAAAATAAAGGTTTTGAACTTGCTGTTTCTACAAAAAATCTGGTAGGTAAATTCCAGTGGAGCACAAGTCTAGTCTATGCTGTAAACAGAAACAAAGTATTAAGTTTAGGTAATGGAATTGATCAGATCATTCCTAATAGTGCGTTACCTTCTATTGCAGCAGTTGGAAAGCCAATCGGGTCTTTTATTGTTTATCAGACTGACGGTGTAATACCTGTAGGTACATCTCCAGATAAAGCATTGACACCTGCTGCTAACAAGAATCCTGGTGGTCAGCAATATAAAGATATCAATGGTGATGGAAAAATTACTCAGTCTGGTGACAGAGTGATTATTTCTAACCAACCTAAGTTTATTGCTGGTTTGACCAACAACTTCAGTTATCGCAATTTTGACTTAAGTATATTTTTACAAACATCTTACGGAAACAAGCTATATAATCAAAACAGAGCAACTCTTGAACTTGGTACAGGCTATACTGGTGCTTCTACAACTCTTTTGAACAGATGGACTCCAACAAATACCAATACAGACGTTCATAGTGCATATCAGGACCCTGCTGCTACAATATCTGACAGATTTATAGAAGATGCTTCTTATATAAGACTTAAGAATCTGACATTCGGATATACATTCCCTGAGAGTCTTGTAAATAAGGCGAAGATTAAGAACATCAGAGTGTATGTGTCATTACAGAACTATCTGACATTGACAAAATATACAGGTTATGATCCTGAGGTTAGCAGTAACGGTCAGTCTGCTATTGATCAGGGGGTAGACAATGGTGCTTATCCGAATAGTAAGACATTCCTCGGAGGCCTTTCATTCTCCTTTTAA
- a CDS encoding arylsulfatase, whose product MKKKFLEHNTKSVIKPVLSGLIINLLIPVISFAQHDPVKPFTGKIGNTLEGTKQVWPERVKAPKGAPNVVWILLDDVGFGATSAFGGLIETPTFEYLASNGLRYTNFHTTGLCSPTRASLLTGRNSHSVGMGHHAELGIGTPGYNGDIPFEAGTVAEIFKENGYNTFALGKWHGQVSKDQTVSGPFNRWPTGRGFEHFYGFLGGATDQWHPTLVEENNFIDIEPNTKHLNQLLADKAIAYIANQKSANPDKPFFLYLAPGATHSPHQVAKEWSDKYKGKFDKGWDAYREAVYKRQKDLGYISKNATLPPRQNGIKAWNSLTPEEQKVFARFIEVYAGFLSYTDYEIGRVVNYLKQIDQLDNTAIFLVIGDNGGSKEGTYTGTLGTADKSKGDDISFLSASMDKIGTELTSPNYPLGWSQAMNTPFRYWKSDANSEGGTHNPLIVHYPKGIKGKGVIRPQYGHVTDILPTTIELAGIKVPEVINGYKQLPFHGTAFNHTFENDQADTKHTVQYFELHGGRSIYKDGWKASVYHPRNTFGESGNTDPNFSPRPFSEDKWELYNLIDDPTEIKDLAAKYPDKLNELKALFDAEARKNNVYPLRDYRAGVPEPEVRKKSVIFQGTTDKTKVNIGKEALQITVSVEIPNEVPQGVVFASGGFTGGNALYFLNGKLHYTLNDGVKEITLISEKQLPPGKATIRIEYPDLTSVSVYINNEKVGSQNFKSRNSYLSSASGEGISVGKDLNVPVTKNYKAPAPFNGLVSKIVIDQAVEEVSANEEKDK is encoded by the coding sequence ATGAAAAAGAAATTCTTGGAGCATAATACTAAATCTGTAATCAAGCCTGTATTGTCAGGCTTGATTATTAATTTACTGATACCTGTTATTTCCTTTGCTCAACATGATCCTGTAAAGCCATTTACAGGTAAAATCGGAAATACACTCGAAGGTACGAAGCAGGTTTGGCCTGAAAGAGTGAAGGCTCCTAAGGGTGCTCCTAATGTAGTATGGATACTCCTCGATGATGTAGGCTTTGGTGCTACATCAGCTTTTGGTGGACTTATTGAAACTCCTACCTTTGAATATCTTGCCAGTAATGGTTTAAGATATACAAACTTTCACACTACTGGCTTATGTAGTCCAACAAGAGCTTCTTTACTGACCGGCAGAAACTCTCATTCTGTAGGAATGGGACATCATGCTGAACTAGGAATCGGAACACCAGGATACAATGGTGATATTCCTTTTGAAGCAGGAACTGTTGCAGAGATCTTTAAAGAAAATGGTTACAATACATTTGCGCTTGGAAAATGGCACGGACAGGTTTCTAAAGATCAAACTGTTTCAGGCCCATTTAACAGATGGCCTACGGGCAGAGGATTTGAGCATTTCTATGGTTTTCTTGGTGGTGCAACAGACCAATGGCATCCAACTCTTGTAGAAGAGAATAATTTTATAGATATAGAGCCTAATACCAAACATCTGAATCAGCTTTTGGCAGATAAGGCGATAGCATATATTGCAAATCAAAAATCGGCCAATCCTGATAAACCATTCTTTCTTTACTTAGCTCCGGGAGCAACTCATTCACCTCACCAGGTAGCCAAAGAATGGAGTGATAAATACAAAGGCAAGTTTGATAAAGGCTGGGATGCATATCGTGAAGCTGTATATAAAAGACAAAAAGATTTAGGCTATATTTCTAAAAATGCAACCTTACCTCCAAGACAAAATGGAATCAAAGCCTGGAATTCTTTAACTCCTGAAGAACAAAAGGTATTCGCTCGTTTTATTGAGGTTTATGCAGGATTTTTATCTTATACTGATTATGAAATCGGACGAGTAGTAAATTACCTGAAGCAGATAGACCAGCTTGATAACACTGCTATATTTCTTGTAATTGGTGACAATGGAGGAAGCAAAGAAGGTACATATACTGGAACACTTGGGACTGCTGATAAATCAAAAGGAGATGATATATCTTTTCTTTCAGCCAGCATGGATAAAATAGGAACAGAGCTTACTTCGCCTAATTATCCATTAGGTTGGTCACAGGCAATGAATACTCCATTCAGATATTGGAAAAGCGATGCCAATTCCGAAGGAGGGACACACAATCCTTTGATAGTACATTATCCTAAAGGTATCAAGGGAAAAGGTGTTATCAGGCCTCAGTATGGGCATGTAACTGATATTCTTCCTACCACTATTGAACTGGCAGGAATTAAAGTACCTGAAGTGATCAATGGTTATAAACAATTACCATTTCATGGGACCGCCTTTAATCATACTTTTGAAAATGATCAGGCTGATACCAAACATACTGTACAGTATTTTGAATTACATGGTGGAAGATCCATTTATAAAGATGGATGGAAAGCTTCTGTATATCATCCAAGAAATACATTTGGCGAAAGCGGCAATACAGACCCTAACTTTAGTCCTCGTCCTTTTTCTGAAGATAAATGGGAACTCTATAACCTTATAGATGACCCTACTGAAATAAAAGATCTTGCAGCTAAATATCCTGATAAGCTTAATGAATTGAAAGCATTGTTTGATGCGGAAGCAAGAAAAAATAATGTATACCCATTACGAGACTATAGAGCTGGTGTACCAGAGCCAGAAGTGAGAAAGAAATCTGTGATTTTTCAGGGAACAACTGACAAAACAAAAGTGAATATAGGTAAGGAAGCATTGCAGATTACAGTGAGTGTGGAAATACCAAATGAAGTACCACAAGGTGTTGTGTTTGCTAGCGGCGGTTTTACTGGAGGAAATGCACTTTACTTCCTGAATGGAAAACTTCATTATACTTTAAATGACGGAGTAAAAGAAATCACTTTAATATCTGAAAAACAGCTGCCTCCTGGAAAAGCTACTATCAGAATTGAATATCCTGATCTTACCTCAGTTTCAGTTTATATAAATAATGAAAAGGTGGGAAGTCAGAATTTCAAATCAAGGAATAGTTATCTCAGCTCTGCTTCAGGTGAAGGAATCAGCGTGGGAAAGGATCTCAATGTCCCTGTAACGAAAAATTATAAAGCACCTGCACCATTTAATGGCTTGGTTTCAAAGATTGTCATTGATCAGGCTGTCGAAGAAGTTTCTGCAAATGAAGAAAAGGACAAATAA
- a CDS encoding RagB/SusD family nutrient uptake outer membrane protein gives MKKSIYILLGFAITVFSCAKLEEEPESFMAANDYYKTQADAITAVNSIYFLLNAGGNAVQTPYNTLFNTGMNFMGDDENPGPGATNPDVRSQSVLGHASTGLRVLQIWQQHYSGIKKANIAIEKIPGIDFGSNTKLRERLIGEAKFLRALYYFNLVRLYGGVPLILKDLATLEEAHSQPKRNTVEEVYAQIEKDLIEAATVLDPTAGGADAGRATAGAAKALLAKVYLTERKWESAIAKANEVINGPYGYNLVQNYAEVFLPVYKNGPEHIFSAQFKSVSQGQGNNQAPRSVLTGIPGIVGSYADQVVFYSVPDATKPGGVDKFFSVYKLYSKKDKRRDVTFVTRFKSPTNGKFYGKLNDPAIPGDSVPFFNKYWDPASISNLSESGANVPIIRFSEVLLILAEAENELNGPSGIAYTNINKVRKRAGLDNLTEGLGQHQFRDSLYLERRLEFVFEYQRWFDLIRERDAAGNGILESSMRKVGKNNVAPKHYLFPIPQQEIDLNPNLEQNPGWL, from the coding sequence ATGAAGAAGTCGATATATATATTATTAGGATTTGCAATAACTGTTTTTTCCTGTGCTAAACTGGAAGAGGAACCAGAGTCCTTTATGGCTGCCAATGATTATTATAAAACTCAGGCAGATGCCATCACCGCAGTAAACTCTATTTATTTCCTTTTGAACGCAGGAGGTAACGCTGTTCAGACTCCATACAATACTTTGTTTAATACAGGTATGAACTTTATGGGTGATGATGAAAATCCGGGACCCGGAGCAACTAATCCGGATGTAAGATCTCAATCTGTTCTTGGTCATGCATCTACAGGACTACGTGTTTTGCAGATCTGGCAACAACATTATTCTGGTATCAAAAAAGCAAATATTGCTATTGAAAAGATTCCAGGAATTGATTTTGGATCAAATACTAAGCTCAGAGAAAGACTTATAGGAGAAGCTAAGTTCCTCAGAGCTCTGTATTATTTCAACCTTGTAAGACTTTATGGCGGAGTACCTTTGATATTGAAGGATCTTGCTACTCTTGAAGAAGCACATTCACAACCTAAAAGAAATACGGTTGAAGAAGTCTATGCACAGATTGAAAAAGATCTTATAGAAGCTGCAACTGTCCTTGATCCAACAGCTGGAGGAGCTGATGCCGGGCGGGCGACAGCGGGGGCTGCAAAAGCTCTGTTGGCAAAAGTTTATCTGACTGAAAGGAAGTGGGAAAGTGCTATCGCTAAAGCTAACGAAGTTATCAATGGCCCTTATGGCTATAACCTTGTTCAGAACTATGCAGAAGTTTTCCTTCCGGTTTATAAAAATGGTCCGGAGCATATTTTCTCAGCTCAGTTTAAATCTGTTTCTCAGGGGCAGGGAAATAACCAGGCTCCAAGATCAGTGCTAACAGGTATTCCGGGAATTGTAGGTTCTTATGCAGATCAGGTAGTGTTTTATTCTGTTCCTGATGCAACTAAACCAGGAGGAGTAGATAAGTTTTTCAGTGTATATAAACTATACTCTAAAAAGGATAAGAGACGTGATGTGACCTTTGTAACAAGGTTCAAAAGTCCTACCAACGGAAAGTTTTATGGCAAGTTAAATGATCCTGCTATCCCTGGTGACTCTGTTCCATTCTTTAACAAATATTGGGATCCTGCAAGTATTTCAAATCTTTCGGAGTCCGGTGCCAATGTACCTATCATAAGATTCTCAGAAGTTCTGCTGATTCTTGCTGAAGCTGAAAATGAATTGAATGGACCATCTGGTATTGCATATACCAATATCAATAAGGTTAGGAAAAGAGCTGGATTGGATAACCTGACTGAAGGCTTAGGACAGCATCAATTTAGAGACTCACTTTATCTTGAAAGAAGACTTGAATTTGTTTTTGAATATCAGAGATGGTTTGATCTTATTAGAGAAAGAGATGCAGCGGGTAATGGAATTCTTGAATCCAGCATGAGAAAAGTTGGGAAGAACAATGTTGCTCCGAAACATTATTTGTTCCCAATTCCTCAGCAGGAGATTGATCTTAATCCAAATCTTGAACAAAATCCTGGATGGTTGTAG
- a CDS encoding TonB-dependent receptor: protein MNYRILLLLILTFWAADIYGQSAIKGRIIDSLNSKPVEFCNATIYNSAGNALLDGRLTDSTGLFEFKNLKAGLYYIKIESIGFKSKTIQNVSVDKSTATNLGDILIEEDEASLKEIIVNGQQQNPFKQVYKANQFEAAKGGTAIDVLKNMPSISVNAEGDIRLRGSLGFLILVNEKPVQSDLKTVLSQIPANAIENIEIITSPSAKYDADGKAGIINITTKKGMDDGISFTTNIQYGLPSVNDFSNKEKPTRYGIDGTLNYKKGKWDLSVGGSYQENDIAGRREGDVNTTIDNRYTYFPSVGERSFQRSNYSARALVAYSLNENNSFNVGFYTGQKVQYRRADITYHNTKWDVNTEQPLSSIDYFNSNLVKKQGNFSLANIDYSHKFKNKSVLTFSGLYEYAVLDGYTKNLNTGINNHADTLDYVLNTGNSPISGLRGKVDYSINIGKGKLESGYQARFQRQTGAYLYKNAILGTGQYSVVPEFSADIKVLNYIHSLYTQYSGKTDKLSYVAGLRYEYSFREFNADKITEPYKLDLSSLFPSLNLVYALNTSLRAKGGFSRRVQRSTSNELNPYPEREHSETLEQGDPRILPEFVNLSEIGLVKDLKNAGSVFITVYNQDIKNVVNRVNSAYNDTILNRIYTNAGRAYLWGIESGINIKPVKWWSAYLSGNIYNYRIKGKLFSNTVEVRNSAIAYSINTNHNFQFSKTVSLQFNLNYLSERPTAQGEDSRFISPNLSLKKTFLEGRLSASLQWQNIGLGAIKSNEQRITTRGVNFYTTTNYIQEKDVFLINISYSLSQASKKVKLPSSEFGEKEF from the coding sequence ATGAATTATAGAATTTTGTTGCTTTTGATTCTTACCTTCTGGGCTGCTGACATATATGGTCAATCAGCCATTAAGGGAAGAATCATTGATTCATTAAACAGCAAACCCGTAGAGTTTTGTAATGCTACTATTTATAATAGCGCTGGTAATGCATTGTTGGATGGTCGGCTAACAGATAGCACCGGCTTATTTGAATTTAAAAATCTTAAGGCAGGACTTTATTATATTAAAATTGAGTCGATCGGATTTAAATCTAAAACTATTCAAAATGTCTCAGTTGATAAGTCTACAGCAACTAATCTTGGAGATATTTTAATTGAAGAAGATGAAGCTTCTCTAAAAGAAATTATAGTTAACGGTCAACAGCAAAATCCTTTCAAACAGGTTTACAAAGCAAATCAGTTTGAAGCTGCAAAAGGAGGAACTGCTATTGATGTTTTAAAGAACATGCCTTCCATAAGTGTTAATGCAGAAGGCGATATAAGGCTAAGAGGTTCCTTAGGTTTTTTGATTCTTGTTAATGAAAAACCTGTTCAAAGCGATTTGAAAACAGTGTTAAGCCAAATTCCTGCTAATGCAATTGAGAACATAGAAATAATAACATCTCCTTCTGCTAAATATGATGCAGATGGTAAAGCTGGCATTATCAACATCACTACCAAAAAAGGCATGGATGATGGAATATCTTTCACTACCAATATTCAATACGGATTACCAAGTGTAAATGATTTTTCCAATAAAGAGAAACCTACCAGATATGGAATCGATGGAACTTTAAACTACAAAAAAGGAAAATGGGATTTGTCTGTGGGGGGAAGTTATCAGGAGAATGATATTGCAGGAAGGAGAGAAGGTGATGTAAATACCACCATTGATAATAGATACACATACTTTCCATCTGTGGGAGAAAGAAGTTTCCAAAGATCTAATTATTCAGCAAGAGCATTGGTTGCTTATTCCCTTAATGAAAATAATTCATTTAATGTGGGCTTTTATACAGGCCAAAAGGTACAATACAGAAGAGCAGATATTACCTATCATAACACTAAATGGGATGTTAATACGGAACAGCCCTTAAGCAGTATTGATTATTTTAATTCAAACCTTGTAAAGAAACAAGGGAATTTCTCTCTGGCAAATATTGATTACTCTCATAAGTTTAAGAATAAGTCAGTATTGACTTTTTCAGGACTTTATGAGTACGCTGTTCTTGACGGCTATACAAAGAATCTTAATACCGGAATCAATAATCATGCTGATACATTGGATTATGTTCTTAATACAGGAAACAGTCCAATCAGTGGTTTAAGAGGAAAAGTTGATTATAGCATCAATATCGGAAAAGGTAAACTGGAGTCAGGCTATCAGGCAAGATTTCAAAGACAAACAGGAGCTTACCTTTATAAAAATGCAATACTTGGAACTGGTCAGTATAGTGTAGTACCTGAATTCAGTGCTGATATAAAAGTGCTCAATTACATCCATAGCTTATATACTCAATATTCGGGTAAGACTGATAAGTTAAGTTATGTTGCCGGACTTCGTTATGAGTATTCTTTTCGTGAATTTAATGCCGATAAAATCACAGAACCTTATAAGCTAGACTTGTCAAGCTTATTTCCTTCCCTTAATCTAGTTTATGCTCTTAATACCAGTTTAAGAGCAAAGGGAGGTTTTAGTCGAAGAGTACAACGATCCACCAGTAATGAGTTGAACCCATATCCTGAGCGAGAGCACTCTGAAACTCTTGAACAAGGAGATCCTAGAATCCTTCCTGAGTTTGTAAATCTATCTGAGATTGGCCTTGTAAAGGATTTGAAGAATGCAGGCTCAGTATTTATTACTGTTTATAATCAGGATATAAAGAATGTTGTAAACAGGGTAAATAGCGCATACAATGATACTATTCTGAACAGGATTTATACCAACGCCGGAAGAGCCTATTTATGGGGCATAGAAAGTGGGATAAATATTAAGCCAGTAAAGTGGTGGTCAGCATATCTGAGTGGGAATATCTACAATTACAGGATAAAAGGAAAGCTATTTAGTAATACTGTGGAGGTGAGAAATTCAGCGATTGCTTACTCTATCAATACTAATCACAATTTTCAGTTTAGTAAAACCGTGTCTTTGCAGTTTAATTTAAACTATTTATCAGAAAGACCTACGGCGCAGGGCGAAGATTCAAGATTCATAAGTCCGAATCTGTCATTAAAAAAAACTTTTCTGGAAGGCAGGCTTTCAGCTTCATTACAATGGCAAAATATTGGCCTTGGTGCTATCAAGTCTAATGAACAGAGGATAACTACAAGAGGAGTTAATTTCTATACAACAACTAATTACATACAGGAAAAAGATGTATTTCTGATCAACATCAGTTATAGTCTTTCTCAAGCATCTAAGAAGGTGAAGTTACCTTCAAGTGAATTTGGAGAAAAAGAATTTTAA